A DNA window from Xyrauchen texanus isolate HMW12.3.18 chromosome 6, RBS_HiC_50CHRs, whole genome shotgun sequence contains the following coding sequences:
- the LOC127644708 gene encoding uncharacterized protein LOC127644708 yields MAKLTLIICGIALATVFIPNFLSAGPVGHHGEEDEAAPEEKLDSKSALRRLVRNRRNIAYYRRLPDFWGWYKYFMETNNQEGVENMDRIYLAYLQNKHRVEEGQSFNHYLTHLSEIYKACANSDDPDCIAESTSKPKAKLVMPLPVKQATVTVCNPYLDPYCIYAVRPNAAEEEPSHDPAPAPAKVPAPILTPLLPLPLKNPTGPHYYYAPVLEPFLSAEQRAELLRICNPSDTECLQYHLRAAYGYKPSLDPLPSYAHLGCDPTKDPYCQPKLVARAPSGLHHLYPTCNPATDPLCVTNVIAPAAQTAESAEAPKEKYCNPLFDEGCNPLTATKLSGLTKPVLEYTPKDEPAPLNLACDPRYDPYCLMGGATALRKPPPLLPEFQTRHRLGVHGKTKEGYDCYVFYDKDCTPVQNQDLKTSAASSK; encoded by the exons ATGGCCAAACTTACACTTATTATCTGTGGAATTGCTCTTGCAACTGTCTTTATTCCAA ACTTTCTGAGTGCTGGTCCTGTAGGGCACCATGGAGAAGAGGATG AGGCTGCTCCTGAGGAAAAGTTAGACAGCAAATCAGCGCTGAGGAGGCTGGTGCGCAACAGGAGGAACATTGCCTACTACAGACGTCTCCCTGATTTCTGGGGCTGGTATAAATACTTTATGGAGACCAACAATCAGGAAGGA GTTGAAAACATGGATCGCATTTACCTTGCTTACCTGCAAAACAAGCACAGAGTAGAAGAGGGCCAATCTTTCAACCATTACCTCACTCACCTGAGCGAAATTTACAAAGCTTGTGCCAACTCAGATGACCCAGACTGCATTGCAGAATCCACCAGCAAACCCAAAGCTAAGCTTGTCATGCCTTTACCTGTGAAACAAGCTACCGTGACAGTGTGCAACCCATACCTTGACCCCTACTGCATCTATGCTGTTCGACCAAACGCTGCAGAAGAGGAGCCTTCACATGACCCAGCACCAGCCCCTGCAAAAGTCCCTGCTCCAATCCTGACCCCTCTGCTCCCTCTGCCTCTAAAAAACCCAACAGGCCCCCACTACTACTACGCTCCAGTACTGGAGCCTTTCCTGTCAGCTGAGCAGAGGGCAGAGCTGTTGCGGATCTGCAACCCATCAGACACTGAGTGTCTACAGTACCACCTGCGTGCTGCTTATGGCTACAAGCCTTCTCTTGACCCTCTGCCCTCTTATGCTCACCTTGGCTGTGATCCTACCAAAGATCCTTACTGCCAGCCCAAGCTGGTTGCAAGAGCACCTTCAGGTCTGCATCACCTGTACCCTACTTGTAACCCCGCCACTGACCCACTCTGTGTGACCAATGTAATCGCACCTGCAGCCCAAACTGCTGAGAGCGCAGAGGCCCCTAAAGAGAAATATTGCAACCCATTGTTTGATGAGGGCTGCAACCCTCTTACAGCCACCAAGCTATCTGGACTCACTAAGCCTGTCTTGGAGTACACTCCAAAAGATGAGCCAGCACCACTCAACCTGGCTTGCGATCCTCGCTATGATCCTTATTGTCTGATGGGGGGAGCCACTGCTCTCAGGAAACCCCCTCCACTCCTCCCAGAGTTTCAGACCCGCCACCGACTGGGTGTTCATGGGAAGACAAAAGAAGGCTATGACTGTTACGTGTTCTACGATAAGGACTGCACCCCAGTGCAGAATCAAGACTTGAAGACCAGTGCTGCCAGTTCTAAATGA
- the retreg1 gene encoding reticulophagy regulator 1 — translation MAYQGGCGILDASGVEPVGQSAGESSSRTANSGGEMAEKEEEQLVGDRHPAGTYPLRCRISKLINWKRPLWTSALFGTTNIVFWFVSLSPSRVFSLVSMCLAVLLVTQLVRDVALSRSRGAALWRRMTSSWEVIDSGSGSVSPFTDFWTSFTLFIEETSSFKQQNPGKFCLLVCSMCSFLAILGRYIPGVVISYIFVLGIFLWPLVSSHEFGMWLEPVLQKLDFGVGEFLQRIKENREKRILQSQAERENIESDLSALFPKLDSTVCKELSISDTEVSEVTWTDNGTFNLSEGNTPQTENSEDSDRRSDEEVFAGGLPEFPSLDNGLGTNGEDDEDLSIGLPTPLAHTSRIKAKQSEEVQALGVVERLAGDVIMAAVTAAMQERLEATVAPVLVQALAEESESEAEDFELLDQSELEQLEGELGLDKASRADPSKPSKPSGFLSKLLGRH, via the exons ATGGCTTATCAGGGTGGATGTGGAATCCTGGATGCTTCAGGGGTGGAGCCGGTGGGTCAGAGCGCAGGCGAGAGTTCCTCCCGAACGGCAAACTCTGGTGGAGAGATGGCGGAGAAAGAAGAAGAGCAGCTTGTTGGAGACAGACACCCTGCAGGCACTTATCCACTACGGTGTCGTATATCAAAGCTAATTAACTGGAAAAGACCATTATGGACTTCCGCTTTATTCGGAACAACAAATATTGTCTTTTG GTTTGTGTCTCTCAGTCCCAGTCGAGTATTCAGCCTCGTCTCCATGTGTCTGGCTGTTTTATTAGTGACACAGCTGGTGAGAGATGTGGCTCTTTCCAGATCAAGAG GAGCTGCTTTATGGAGGAGAATGACAAGCAG ttgGGAGGTCATTGACTCTGGATCTGGATCAGTATCTCCATTCACAGACTTCTGGACTAGCTTCACGCTGTTCATTGAAGAGACTTCCTCTTTTAAGCAGCAGAATCCAGGCAAG TTCTGTCTGCTGGTATGCAGTATGTGTTCCTTTTTGGCAATACTTGGACGCTACATTCCAGGGGTTGTTATTTCATACATATTTG TGCTAGGTATTTTTCTTTGGCCTTTGGTGTCGTCACATGAGTTTGGGATGTGGTTGGAGCCAGTTCTGCAGAAACTGGACTTTGGAGTGGGCGAGTTTCTTCAGAGAATCAAGGAGAATCGTG AGAAGAGAATACTCCAGTCACAAGCCGAGAGAGAGAACATTGAATCAGATCTGTCTGCACTTTTCCCCAAG CTGGACTCCACTGTGTGCAAAGAGCTGTCTATATCAGACACAGAGGTCTCGGAAGTGACGTGGACAGACAATGGCACCTTTAACCTTTCAGAGGGAAACACACCTCAGACAGAGAACTCTGAGG ACTCAGACCGGCGAAGTGATGAGGAAGTCTTCGCAGGTGGACTACCAGAGTTTCCCTCCCTGGACAATGGCCTGGGGACAAAtggtgaggatgatgaggatCTGAGCATCGGATTGCCCACCCCTCTGGCCCATACCAGCAGGATTAAGGCCAAACAGTCAGAAGAGGTCCAGGCCTTGGGAGTTGTGGAGAGGCTGGCTGGAGATGTGATCATGGCAGCAGTCACAGCGGCCATGCAGGAACGCCTGGAGGCCACAGTAGCACCGGTGCTGGTCCAGGCACTGGCTGAGGAGTCAGAAAGCGAGGCAGAGGACTTTGAGCTGTTGGACCAATCAGAGCTGGAACAGCTGGAGGGGGAGCTGGGGCTGGACAAGGCGAGCCGTGCAGATCCCTCAAAACCCAGCAAACCTTCAGGCTTTCTTTCCAAACTACTGGGGCGCCACTAA